In Phycodurus eques isolate BA_2022a chromosome 23, UOR_Pequ_1.1, whole genome shotgun sequence, a genomic segment contains:
- the LOC133397934 gene encoding astrocytic phosphoprotein PEA-15 encodes MAEYSSLLSELSDNITNEDLEQLKSACKEDIPEEHSDAITSCKDWFNYLEKNDKLAHDNLSYMEHIFEISRRPDLLTRVIEYRTTVLKIDEDDEIDTKLTRIPSAKKYKDIIRQPSEDEIIKLAPPPKKA; translated from the exons ATGGCGGAGTACAGCTCCCTGCTCAGCGAGCTGTCGGACAACATCACCAACGAGGACCTGGAGCAGCTCAAGTCGGCCTGCAAGGAGGACATCCCCGAGGAGCACAGCGACGCCATCACGTCCTGCAAGGACTGGTTCAACTACCTGGAGAAGAACGACAAGCTGGCCCACG acaaCCTGTCGTACATGGAGCACATCTTTGAGATTTCGCGGCGTCCCGACCTTCTGACCCGTGTGATCGAGTATCGCACCACCGTGCTGAAGATCGACGAGGACGACGAGATCGACACCAAGCTCACGCGCATCCCCTCGGCCAAGAAGTACAAAG ACATCATCCGCCAGCCATCCGAAGACGAGATCATCAAGTTGGCCCCGCCGCCCAAAAAGGCGTGA